The proteins below come from a single Kosakonia sp. SMBL-WEM22 genomic window:
- the soxR gene encoding redox-sensitive transcriptional activator SoxR — MEKKTPRIKALLSPGEVAKRSGVAVSTLHFYESKGLIKSSRNAGNQRRYQRDVLRHVAIIKIAQRIGIPLATIGEAFGVLPEGHALSKKEWKALSSQWREELDRRIHTLVALRDELDGCIGCGCLSRSDCPLRNPGDTLGKQGPGARLLEDE, encoded by the coding sequence ATGGAAAAGAAAACGCCGCGAATCAAAGCCCTTCTCAGCCCCGGTGAAGTGGCGAAGCGCAGCGGGGTCGCCGTCTCGACGCTGCACTTTTATGAAAGCAAAGGGCTGATAAAAAGTTCACGCAATGCCGGCAATCAGCGGCGTTATCAGCGCGATGTGCTGCGCCATGTGGCGATTATCAAAATCGCGCAGCGTATCGGCATCCCGCTGGCGACCATCGGCGAGGCTTTCGGCGTGCTGCCCGAAGGGCATGCGCTGAGCAAAAAGGAGTGGAAAGCGCTCTCTTCCCAGTGGCGAGAAGAGCTAGACAGACGTATCCATACGCTGGTGGCACTGCGCGACGAGCTGGATGGCTGCATCGGCTGCGGCTGCCTGTCGCGCAGCGACTGCCCGCTACGCAACCCTGGCGACACGCTGGGCAAACAGGGGCCGGGCGCACGGTTGCTGGAAGATGAGTGA